Proteins encoded in a region of the Nocardia asteroides genome:
- a CDS encoding SRPBCC family protein: MTTSSAPALGDIPEGGLPGVLRIENSDKDATEPIIIDMLRSVYPHDQIYGEYCPVQGYIEAPPREVYEYLADPRSMEEWTYGLRGFVETDEPGLWLAYDRLGAETKIYTRTVANPDAMTVDYHCAWDQSKHLWMIYLLRVIDAQVVFDRPGSVVLWVNCKHPFYDNNPFPETAPPERPEWVGDFWEMFSAGHQLEMDNLKAICEYRAAHGLPVKPDWMK, translated from the coding sequence ATGACCACCAGTTCTGCCCCCGCCCTCGGTGACATCCCGGAAGGAGGGTTGCCGGGTGTGCTGCGCATCGAGAACTCCGACAAGGACGCGACCGAGCCGATCATCATCGACATGCTTCGGTCGGTGTATCCGCACGACCAGATCTACGGCGAATACTGTCCGGTGCAGGGATACATCGAGGCGCCGCCGCGAGAGGTCTACGAATACCTCGCCGACCCCCGGTCGATGGAGGAGTGGACCTACGGCCTGCGCGGGTTCGTCGAGACCGACGAACCAGGACTGTGGCTGGCCTACGACCGGCTCGGCGCGGAGACCAAGATCTACACCCGTACCGTCGCGAACCCCGACGCGATGACGGTCGACTACCACTGCGCGTGGGACCAGTCGAAACACCTGTGGATGATCTACCTGCTGCGCGTGATCGATGCGCAGGTGGTGTTCGACAGGCCGGGTTCGGTGGTGCTCTGGGTGAACTGCAAGCACCCCTTCTATGACAACAACCCCTTCCCCGAGACCGCGCCACCGGAGCGGCCGGAGTGGGTCGGCGACTTCTGGGAGATGTTCTCGGCAGGTCACCAGCTGGAGATGGACAACCTCAAGGCCATCTGCGAGTACCGGGCCGCGCACGGCCTGCCCGTCAAGCCCGACTGGATGAAGTGA